The Selenomonadales bacterium nucleotide sequence TTCGCCTGTGAGGAATTCTTCTACTACGACTTGGCATCCTGCCGAGCCGAATGCTTGGTCACACATCATCATGTCAACTGCTTCGAGTGCTTCGTCGAGCGTCATCGCTACGACAACGCCTTTACCTGCAGCAAGGCCGTCAGCTTTGATAACGATCGGTGCGCCTTGTTCTACGATATATGCTTTTGCGGCTTCTGCATCAGTGAATACTTCAAAAGCAGCCGTCGGGATACCGTATTTTTTCATGAGATCTTTGGCAAACGATTTGGAGCCTTCGATCTGCGCAGCTGCCTGCGTTGGGCCAAAGATCGCAAGACCTTTCGCGCGGAATGCGTCTACGACACCGTTCGCGAGCGGAACTTCGGGGCCTACGATCGTAAGGTCGATCTTGTTTTCGAGCGCGAATGCAACGAGTGCATCATTATCAGTGATATCCATCGGTACACATTCTGCGATCTGTGCGATACCCGGGTTGCCCGGTACGCAATATACTTTTTCTACGCTCGCGCTCTGCGCAGCTTTCCAAGCCAATGCGTGTTCGCGACCGCCACTGCCAATTACTAATACTTGCACAACTTCCACTCCTGTCTTATTATTTTGCGAGCTGTTCGCTCAAGTATTTGCTGATGCAAGCATCATATTCGGACGTATGCGTGAATGCTTCATATGCGAGCTGCATACGGAGTTTGTCGCTTACGCCTGCGCCTGCCTGCACTTGTTCGATGATCTCATCATAATGTGCAGGGTTTACTACAACGGATACGTATTTGAAGTTTTTCGCAGCTGCACGGATCATAGCCGGGCCGCCGATATCGATGTTTTCGATTGCTTCTTCGAGCGTTACGCCTTCTTTGGCGATCGTTTCACGGAACGGATAAAGGTTGACGACAACGAGATCGATGCCTTTGATCTTATGCTGGATCATAGCATCAACATGTTCTTTGTTGTCGCGGATCGCCAAGATACCGCCATGGATGTACGGGTTGAGTGTTTTTACACGACCGTCCATGATTTCGGGGAAGCCCGTTACATCGCTGACATACGTTACAGGGATACCTGCGTCTTTGAGTGCTTTCATCGTGCCGCCCGTAGAGATGATCTCTACGCCTGCTGCCTGCAATTTGCGTGCGAATTCAACGATGCCTGTTTTATCGGATACACTGATCAATGCTCTTTTAATCATCATAATGTTCATTTCCTCGCTTTTCTTATATTAGTCGCGATTGATGCGAACTTTGCGTCCTTCAATCGTAAGTCTGCCTTCTGCATAGAGGCGGATCGCTTCAGGATAAATTTTGTGTTCTTCGACGAGAACACGAGCGGCCAAGCTGTCATGGTCGTCATCTTCCATGACAGGCACAGTCGCCTGCAAGATGATCGGGCCTGTGTCCATGCCTTCGTCAACGAAGTGAACGGTACAACCCGATACTTTCGCACCGTATTCGAGTACGAGCGAATGAGCATCTGCACCCGTGAAGGACGGCAAGATCGAAGGATGGATATTTAAGATGCGATGTTTGAACGCTTGTACGAATACAGGCGTCAAAATGCGCATGAAACCTGCCAATACAACGAGCTCAACACCATGCGCACGAAGCGTTTCAATAAGCGCATGTTCAAACGTTTCTCTGGAATCATATTCTTTGCGATTGACACAAATAGCAGGGATACCTGCCGCACGCGCACGATCGAGTGCTTTTGCTTCCGGTTTATCGGTGATAACAACGCCGACGCGAGCAGGAACAGTGCCTTTTTCGATTGCATCGAGGATCGACTGGAGGTTGCTTCCGCGACCCGATGCCATTACGCCAAGCACAAGCTTACTCACCGAATACGCCACCTTTCAAGATCGCTTCGTGGTTGCCTTTTACGACTTTACCGATGACGTAGTTTTCTTCGCCTGCTTCTGCCAGGTGAGCACGAACTGCATCTACATCGTCAGCCGATACGATAAGGATCATACCAAGACCCATGTTGAACGTACGATACATTTCCGGCCATGCTACGCCGCCCCATTCTTTGAGGAGATCGAAGATCGGAAGACGCGGCCACGTCGTTACATCGATCTCTACGCTGCAATCGTCGGGAAGGATACGCGGAATGTTTTCGTAGTAACCGCCGCCCGTGATATGTACCATGCCGTGGATATCAAATTTTTCGATAAGCGGCAAGCATACTTTCGGATAAAGGCGAGTCGGTGTGAGAAGTTCTTCACCGATCGTTTTGCCAAGTTTTGCAATATATTCACTGCCGTCCATGCCTTTGACATCGAAGCAGATCTTGCGCACGAGAGAATAACCGTTCGAGTGTACGCCCGAGGACGGAAGACCGATGAGTACGTCGCCTTCGGCAACTTTTTCACCCGTGATCATTTTCGGACGATCGACGATACCGACTGCGAAACCTGCGATATCGTATTCACCATCGGAATAGAAGCCTGCCATTTCAGCCGTTTCGCCACCGATGAGCGAGCAGCCGGATTCTTTACAAGCACGTGCTACACCGCTGACGATGGAAGCAACTTTTTCCGGTTCGAGCTTGCCTACTGCGAGGTAGTCAAGGAAGAAGAGCGGTTCTGCGCCCTGTACTAAGATATCGTTGACGCACATTGCTACAGCGTCCTGACCGATCGTGTCATGTTTGTCAAGCATGAACGCGAGTTTGAGTTTCGTACCGACACCGTCAGTACCCGATACGAGGATCGGTTCTTCATAGTTTTCTTTGGCAATTTTGAAAAGGCCGCCAAAACCGCCGAGATCGCCGAGAACTTCCGGACGATATGTTGCTTTTACATCCTGTTTCATCAACTGAACGGCACGATTGCCCGCATCGATATCAACGCCGGCATCAGCATATGTCAGCTCTTTTTTTTCTTCGCTCATCACAAATCCCCCTACAATTCATCTTTCTTGGAAAAAAGCGCAAAGCGAGAGACTGATTTTCGCTTCCCTCGCTTGCTATTTTTTTGTTTTTTAGATTACATGCTGTTTATAAAAACTTACTCAGTCCAGATCTGCTGCTACACGAGCGGCTTTTGCCTCTACTTCCGCAGCCATCTGCACGCGATGCTCTTTCAGCTTCGCAGCAACTTTTTCATCGCTGACACCAATGATCTGTGCAGCGAAGATCGCAGCATTTTTCGCACCGTTGATCGCCATGGTAGCAACAGGAATACCGGACGGCATCTGTGCAATACTGAGAAGCGCATCCATCCCGCCAAGCGGTGTACAGTTGATCGGAATGCCGATAACAGGAAGCGTCGTCAAGCTGGCGATCACACCACCCAAGTGTGCTGCCGC carries:
- a CDS encoding IMP cyclohydrolase, whose translation is MMIKRALISVSDKTGIVEFARKLQAAGVEIISTGGTMKALKDAGIPVTYVSDVTGFPEIMDGRVKTLNPYIHGGILAIRDNKEHVDAMIQHKIKGIDLVVVNLYPFRETIAKEGVTLEEAIENIDIGGPAMIRAAAKNFKYVSVVVNPAHYDEIIEQVQAGAGVSDKLRMQLAYEAFTHTSEYDACISKYLSEQLAK
- the purE gene encoding 5-(carboxyamino)imidazole ribonucleotide mutase, which codes for MKVAIIMGSDSDWPILKPAVKMLADFGIESEVLVASAHRTPERLHSFVSEAPERGVRVFLAAAGAAAHLGGVIASLTTLPVIGIPINCTPLGGMDALLSIAQMPSGIPVATMAINGAKNAAIFAAQIIGVSDEKVAAKLKEHRVQMAAEVEAKAARVAADLD
- a CDS encoding phosphoribosylformylglycinamidine cyclo-ligase — its product is MSEEKKELTYADAGVDIDAGNRAVQLMKQDVKATYRPEVLGDLGGFGGLFKIAKENYEEPILVSGTDGVGTKLKLAFMLDKHDTIGQDAVAMCVNDILVQGAEPLFFLDYLAVGKLEPEKVASIVSGVARACKESGCSLIGGETAEMAGFYSDGEYDIAGFAVGIVDRPKMITGEKVAEGDVLIGLPSSGVHSNGYSLVRKICFDVKGMDGSEYIAKLGKTIGEELLTPTRLYPKVCLPLIEKFDIHGMVHITGGGYYENIPRILPDDCSVEIDVTTWPRLPIFDLLKEWGGVAWPEMYRTFNMGLGMILIVSADDVDAVRAHLAEAGEENYVIGKVVKGNHEAILKGGVFGE
- a CDS encoding phosphoribosylglycinamide formyltransferase is translated as MSKLVLGVMASGRGSNLQSILDAIEKGTVPARVGVVITDKPEAKALDRARAAGIPAICVNRKEYDSRETFEHALIETLRAHGVELVVLAGFMRILTPVFVQAFKHRILNIHPSILPSFTGADAHSLVLEYGAKVSGCTVHFVDEGMDTGPIILQATVPVMEDDDHDSLAARVLVEEHKIYPEAIRLYAEGRLTIEGRKVRINRD